A window of the Rhodoferax sp. GW822-FHT02A01 genome harbors these coding sequences:
- the cobM gene encoding precorrin-4 C(11)-methyltransferase yields MSGTVWFVGAGPGDPDLITVKGRDLVARAGAILYAGSLVSAAALSWAAPDCVVADSKDMTLEQMSDWLIAHASRCDTVVRLQTGDPGLYGALIELVQPLDAAGVPVQVVPGVSSAMASAAAAVESLTLPEVTQTMIFTRVEGRTPMPDGESLEELAAHHCTLCIFLSITLMGKVTASLRAAGWSEDAPIVVVHKASWPGEEKIVRGTLATIQALCREAKIVSQSMIIASPTLGARHWTTLAKSKLYDASFTHRFRRASVPSAALVADPHASSMKELP; encoded by the coding sequence ATGAGCGGCACTGTCTGGTTTGTGGGCGCCGGTCCGGGTGACCCGGATCTGATCACGGTCAAGGGCCGCGACCTGGTCGCGCGCGCCGGTGCCATCCTCTATGCGGGTTCGCTGGTGAGTGCTGCGGCCTTGAGCTGGGCCGCGCCCGACTGCGTGGTGGCCGACAGCAAAGACATGACGCTGGAGCAGATGTCGGACTGGTTGATTGCGCATGCCAGCCGCTGCGACACCGTGGTGCGTCTGCAGACCGGCGACCCCGGCTTGTATGGCGCCTTGATTGAGCTGGTGCAGCCGCTGGACGCCGCGGGTGTGCCGGTGCAGGTGGTGCCCGGTGTGTCATCGGCGATGGCGTCTGCTGCCGCAGCGGTGGAGAGCCTGACGCTGCCGGAGGTCACGCAGACCATGATCTTCACCCGCGTGGAAGGCCGCACGCCCATGCCTGATGGCGAGTCGCTGGAAGAATTGGCGGCGCACCACTGCACGCTCTGCATATTTTTGAGCATCACCCTCATGGGCAAGGTCACTGCATCGCTGCGTGCGGCGGGCTGGTCGGAAGACGCACCCATCGTCGTGGTGCACAAGGCCAGCTGGCCGGGTGAAGAAAAAATAGTTCGCGGCACGCTGGCCACTATCCAGGCGCTGTGCCGCGAGGCCAAGATCGTCAGCCAGTCCATGATCATCGCAAGCCCCACGCTGGGCGCGCGCCACTGGACCACGCTGGCCAAGTCCAAGCTGTACGACGCCAGCTTCACGCACCGCTTTCGCCGCGCCAGTGTGCCCAGCGCAGCACTGGTCGCAGACCCTCACGCATCTTCCATGAAGGAACTTCCATGA
- a CDS encoding DUF1223 domain-containing protein, with protein sequence MWFSSAVISAVAWAAPTSCEVTSGDRLTPVIELYTSEGCSSCPPADQWLSTMKGKPVVAQAFHVAYWDYIGWKDPFANPAFTVRQREIAFANRLSGIYTPQLVRNGRDWANWRQSLQAVDFNASAKATIHLQGGTRANAFEARVTPVAGSGPWTAYWTTTEHNYSSHVKAGENAGEYLKHDFVVRQYAPVGRYEGAQTLTFYAIPAQADHPRQINLVVSDIQTGETLQAVSLSCS encoded by the coding sequence TTGTGGTTTTCTTCAGCGGTGATCTCTGCCGTGGCATGGGCTGCACCCACGTCGTGTGAGGTCACCTCCGGTGATCGACTGACCCCGGTGATTGAGCTCTACACGTCGGAGGGCTGCAGCTCCTGCCCACCAGCAGACCAATGGCTATCCACCATGAAAGGCAAGCCCGTGGTGGCACAGGCCTTCCACGTTGCCTATTGGGACTACATCGGCTGGAAGGATCCGTTTGCCAATCCCGCATTCACCGTACGCCAGAGGGAAATTGCATTCGCCAATCGATTGAGCGGCATCTACACCCCCCAACTGGTGCGCAACGGGCGTGACTGGGCCAACTGGAGGCAATCCTTGCAGGCCGTCGATTTCAACGCAAGCGCAAAGGCAACGATTCACTTGCAAGGCGGTACACGCGCCAACGCTTTTGAAGCACGCGTAACCCCTGTGGCAGGTTCGGGCCCGTGGACCGCATACTGGACCACCACCGAGCACAACTACAGCTCACACGTCAAGGCAGGTGAGAACGCGGGTGAGTATCTGAAGCATGACTTTGTCGTCCGGCAGTACGCGCCCGTAGGTCGCTACGAGGGAGCCCAGACACTGACGTTTTATGCAATCCCCGCGCAGGCGGATCACCCCCGCCAAATCAACCTGGTTGTCTCCGACATCCAGACCGGTGAAACCCTGCAGGCGGTCAGCCTTTCCTGCTCATAA
- a CDS encoding pentapeptide MXKDX repeat protein, giving the protein MNKLTATILSACMLIATSGAMAADEMKKDAMGKDAMTKDCMKKDSMGKDAMGKDCMKKDTMGKDAMKKDAMGKDEMKK; this is encoded by the coding sequence ATGAACAAACTGACCGCAACCATCCTGTCCGCCTGCATGCTGATCGCCACAAGCGGTGCCATGGCCGCTGACGAAATGAAGAAGGACGCCATGGGCAAGGATGCCATGACCAAGGACTGCATGAAAAAGGACTCCATGGGCAAAGACGCCATGGGCAAGGACTGCATGAAGAAGGACACCATGGGCAAAGACGCCATGAAGAAGGATGCCATGGGCAAGGACGAGATGAAGAAATAA
- a CDS encoding molybdopterin-dependent oxidoreductase yields MKIRVPSVLSVDGKAALQEAVDRLAHANPSMDASRRNFLRRTMTLGGLSMLTGCTLVDEDSVETALTRISRLNDKAQAWLFDPNRLAPTYPDSMITRPFPFNAFYGEDEVRAIDGDSFRLEVTGLVADKRSWTLPELRAMPQIDQVTRHICVEGWSAIGKWGGVSFAAFLRRVGADLSAKYVGFKCADDYYTSIDMPTALHPQTTLALTYDGQTLPAKYGYPMKLRIPTKLGYKNPKHIQAIFVTNTYPGGYWEDQGYNWFGGS; encoded by the coding sequence ATGAAAATCCGAGTCCCTTCCGTCTTGTCTGTGGATGGCAAAGCCGCCCTTCAGGAGGCCGTTGATCGACTGGCACACGCCAACCCATCCATGGACGCCTCCAGGCGAAACTTCTTGCGTCGAACCATGACGTTGGGCGGCCTGAGCATGCTCACCGGCTGCACGCTGGTCGACGAGGACAGTGTGGAGACCGCACTCACGCGCATCTCACGCCTCAATGACAAGGCACAGGCTTGGCTGTTCGACCCCAATCGGCTGGCGCCCACGTATCCGGATTCCATGATCACGCGGCCGTTTCCCTTCAATGCCTTCTATGGCGAAGACGAAGTGCGTGCCATCGACGGAGACAGCTTCCGCCTGGAGGTCACAGGCCTGGTGGCGGACAAACGCAGCTGGACCTTGCCCGAGTTGCGTGCAATGCCGCAGATCGATCAGGTGACCCGCCACATTTGCGTGGAAGGTTGGAGCGCCATCGGCAAATGGGGTGGTGTGTCCTTCGCGGCCTTCTTGCGACGCGTGGGCGCAGACCTCAGCGCAAAGTATGTCGGGTTCAAGTGCGCTGACGACTACTACACCAGCATCGACATGCCCACGGCCCTGCATCCCCAGACTACCCTGGCGCTGACCTATGACGGACAGACTCTGCCCGCCAAGTATGGCTACCCCATGAAGCTGCGCATACCTACCAAGCTTGGCTACAAGAACCCCAAGCACATCCAAGCGATTTTTGTCACGAATACCTACCCTGGCGGTTACTGGGAAGACCAAGGGTACAACTGGTTCGGAGGAAGCTGA
- a CDS encoding cytochrome b/b6 domain-containing protein: protein MTPATEVIHPVWLRVTHWTNALAVLVLVASGWKIYDATAFLGFAIPGTLTLGGWLGGALLWHFAAMWVLAANGVVYLLLNGFTKRFARRFFPLSFSALLGDLAAALRGQLVHADPRHYNTVQRVAYLFVMLDSMVLVLSGLVLWKSVQFPLLRTLLGGYEGARLVHFVAMSGLVCFIVVHLAMVALVPRTLIAMVRGR, encoded by the coding sequence ATGACCCCCGCCACGGAAGTCATCCATCCGGTGTGGCTTCGCGTCACGCACTGGACCAATGCACTTGCCGTGCTGGTACTGGTTGCCAGCGGCTGGAAGATCTACGACGCAACCGCCTTTCTGGGATTTGCGATTCCCGGCACGCTCACGCTGGGTGGCTGGCTGGGCGGCGCACTGCTGTGGCACTTTGCAGCCATGTGGGTTCTGGCCGCAAACGGTGTGGTGTACCTGCTGCTCAACGGCTTTACAAAGCGGTTTGCGCGGCGGTTCTTTCCGCTGTCCTTCTCGGCCCTGCTGGGAGACTTGGCTGCTGCTTTGAGAGGGCAGCTGGTGCACGCAGACCCGCGCCACTACAACACCGTCCAGCGCGTTGCCTACCTGTTTGTGATGCTGGACAGCATGGTGCTGGTGCTATCCGGCCTGGTGCTCTGGAAGTCCGTCCAATTTCCGCTGTTGCGCACCTTGCTCGGCGGTTACGAAGGGGCGCGGCTGGTTCACTTTGTTGCGATGTCCGGCCTCGTATGTTTCATTGTGGTTCATCTGGCGATGGTCGCGCTGGTACCCCGCACCCTGATCGCCATGGTTCGCGGTCGCTAG
- the msrA gene encoding peptide-methionine (S)-S-oxide reductase MsrA, protein MSKQIPNPSAQSARTGNWPFLAITVFLLLTMLYLGPAAKADKARSLPPPNQEIISSPVGTGAMQDSVVFAGGCFWGIQAVFQHTKGVLNAVSGYAGGKASQADYETVSGGGTGHAEAVQVTFDPQQVSYAQLLQIYFSVAHDPTQWNRQYPDVGSQYRSAIFYRDDRQKSLAQRYIDQLDSAKVFEQKIVTTVNRLDGFYPAERYHQNYATAHPESPYIVRFDLPKVENLKSTFPSLYRDMPVLVPQ, encoded by the coding sequence ATGTCGAAGCAAATACCCAATCCTTCCGCGCAGTCAGCTAGAACGGGCAATTGGCCGTTTCTGGCCATTACCGTGTTCCTGTTGCTGACCATGCTGTACCTGGGGCCTGCTGCCAAGGCGGATAAGGCCAGGTCACTGCCGCCACCGAACCAGGAAATCATTTCCAGTCCCGTGGGCACTGGGGCGATGCAGGACTCGGTTGTTTTTGCGGGAGGTTGCTTTTGGGGAATACAGGCAGTGTTCCAGCACACCAAAGGCGTTCTCAACGCGGTGTCGGGCTATGCCGGAGGGAAGGCATCCCAAGCAGACTATGAAACAGTCAGCGGCGGTGGCACGGGTCACGCCGAAGCCGTGCAAGTTACTTTTGACCCTCAACAAGTGAGCTATGCACAACTGCTGCAGATCTACTTTTCGGTGGCCCACGATCCGACACAATGGAACCGCCAATATCCAGACGTGGGAAGCCAATACCGGTCGGCGATCTTCTACCGCGATGACAGGCAGAAATCCCTGGCTCAGCGATACATCGACCAGCTTGATTCAGCAAAGGTGTTTGAGCAAAAGATTGTCACCACGGTAAACCGGCTGGACGGGTTCTACCCGGCAGAGCGCTACCACCAGAACTACGCCACCGCGCATCCCGAATCGCCGTACATTGTGCGTTTTGACCTACCCAAAGTGGAAAACCTGAAGAGCACGTTCCCGTCGCTGTACAGAGATATGCCTGTGTTGGTTCCCCAATAG
- a CDS encoding chloride channel protein, translating to MSPQPHIGRTLRKELSDWRRWVGRTLVLVFASTAGLTVVAFTWLSERALAAFHVLQSTYWWAPLLWTPFCTMAIAAITRRWLPGIAGSGIPQVIAALEPEATGSNRGYFVSLRLSIAKIAMTAWGLLAGLSLGREGPSVQIAAGVLHHARRWIPESARVSDQALLIAGGAAGIAAAFNTPLGGVMFAIEELSRRPEQRSNGLVLAAIVFSGLMAVSIYGNATYFGVIRIDGWSTALIWPGLVIAVVSGVLGGIFSRLMLTSMTPNAKGWCMNLRRNRPIAFAGLCALLIALMGVTSDGSIFGSGYMHTRQLLESGTETFDLFVPFKFLATWLTTWSGVPGGIFAPSLAIGGSLGQEVSQWLGVASTPAYIALGMAGFLAAVTQAPLTAFIIVMEMVDGHALVLSLMTCAFVACGVSRFISVPLYPGLALLQLKRLPAQSQGIDRN from the coding sequence ATGAGCCCTCAGCCTCACATTGGACGAACCCTCCGGAAGGAACTTTCCGACTGGCGGCGTTGGGTCGGGAGGACACTCGTTCTGGTCTTTGCTTCAACCGCCGGACTGACCGTCGTAGCGTTCACCTGGCTTAGCGAGCGGGCCCTTGCTGCTTTTCACGTTTTGCAGAGCACCTATTGGTGGGCACCGTTGCTCTGGACGCCCTTTTGCACCATGGCCATCGCGGCGATCACTAGGCGTTGGCTCCCAGGCATTGCGGGTTCTGGCATACCTCAGGTAATTGCAGCCCTTGAGCCGGAGGCCACGGGCAGCAATCGTGGATATTTTGTTTCGCTACGGCTCTCTATTGCCAAGATCGCCATGACGGCCTGGGGTCTATTGGCGGGACTGTCGTTGGGGCGCGAAGGGCCGTCGGTTCAGATAGCGGCGGGAGTTTTGCACCACGCCAGGCGCTGGATCCCGGAGTCCGCCCGGGTATCCGATCAGGCGCTGCTGATCGCCGGAGGTGCTGCAGGCATTGCTGCCGCCTTCAATACGCCACTAGGAGGGGTGATGTTTGCCATAGAAGAGTTGTCGAGGAGGCCCGAGCAGCGTAGCAATGGTTTGGTCCTTGCCGCTATTGTTTTCAGTGGCCTGATGGCCGTTTCCATCTACGGTAATGCAACTTACTTTGGGGTCATTCGAATTGATGGCTGGAGTACTGCTTTGATCTGGCCAGGACTGGTCATTGCCGTGGTGAGCGGAGTGCTGGGGGGTATCTTTTCCAGACTCATGCTCACCTCCATGACACCGAACGCAAAGGGTTGGTGCATGAATCTACGAAGAAACCGGCCCATTGCCTTTGCCGGTTTGTGTGCGCTGCTGATTGCCCTTATGGGTGTGACCAGCGATGGTTCCATCTTTGGCAGTGGATATATGCACACGCGTCAGCTGTTGGAGTCCGGCACGGAAACCTTCGACTTATTTGTGCCGTTCAAGTTCCTTGCAACTTGGCTGACCACATGGTCAGGTGTTCCGGGGGGGATTTTTGCCCCATCTCTGGCCATTGGAGGCTCCCTTGGACAAGAGGTGTCGCAATGGCTTGGCGTTGCCAGTACGCCCGCATACATTGCGCTGGGCATGGCCGGCTTTCTTGCCGCAGTGACGCAAGCCCCGCTGACTGCTTTCATCATTGTGATGGAAATGGTGGACGGACATGCCTTGGTGCTGAGCCTGATGACCTGTGCATTCGTTGCATGCGGAGTCTCAAGATTCATCAGTGTCCCCTTGTACCCCGGTCTTGCGCTGCTACAACTCAAGCGTTTGCCGGCGCAGAGCCAAGGCATTGATCGCAATTGA
- a CDS encoding HD domain-containing phosphohydrolase yields MSLLSHIKGLLTTVQPGDPIRHQEDLLTSLLVMAWMVEARDPYTGGHLWRVSQFSQLLATRAGLHADDVSGIAVGAFLHDLGKISVPDHILGKKDRLSDEEYAVIKTHPEVGWRMLSSHPLAQLAEAAIRAHHETPDGRGYPRGLAGQDIPVDARIVGICDAFDAMTSTRPYRTGMPVPQALDIIAQNLGTQFDREMGERFVALGKAGELDHIVGHSDSGIPLQACLMCGPTIAVPRSHQMGTRLYCPSCTAEYETSRSGGILQLTATGCNGSPADLEPKVDPDVIGDVVRTAARALLVS; encoded by the coding sequence TTGAGCCTGCTAAGCCACATCAAAGGTCTGCTGACCACTGTGCAACCCGGAGATCCCATCCGCCACCAGGAGGATCTGCTGACTTCTCTGTTGGTCATGGCCTGGATGGTCGAAGCCAGAGACCCCTACACGGGGGGACACCTGTGGCGCGTTTCCCAGTTTTCACAACTGCTGGCCACGAGAGCAGGCCTGCATGCCGATGACGTCTCAGGCATTGCCGTGGGCGCCTTCTTGCACGACCTGGGAAAGATCAGCGTTCCGGACCACATTCTTGGAAAGAAGGACCGGCTGTCGGACGAGGAGTACGCGGTAATCAAGACGCACCCGGAGGTGGGTTGGCGCATGCTCTCCAGTCACCCCTTGGCGCAATTGGCCGAAGCGGCCATCCGGGCGCACCACGAGACACCCGATGGACGGGGCTACCCCAGAGGGCTCGCTGGCCAGGACATCCCCGTGGACGCGCGCATTGTGGGCATATGCGACGCCTTTGATGCCATGACAAGCACCCGCCCCTACCGCACTGGCATGCCCGTGCCCCAGGCACTGGACATCATTGCGCAGAACCTGGGAACGCAGTTCGACCGGGAGATGGGGGAAAGGTTTGTGGCGCTGGGCAAGGCAGGCGAGCTTGATCACATCGTAGGGCATAGCGATTCCGGAATTCCGTTGCAGGCCTGCCTGATGTGTGGCCCCACGATTGCCGTTCCACGCTCGCATCAAATGGGTACGCGCCTGTACTGCCCCTCGTGCACTGCGGAATATGAAACGAGCCGCTCCGGTGGCATCTTGCAATTGACGGCCACCGGCTGCAACGGGTCCCCTGCTGACCTGGAGCCCAAGGTAGACCCCGACGTGATTGGCGACGTGGTACGAACCGCCGCGCGTGCCCTGCTGGTCTCCTGA
- a CDS encoding LysR family transcriptional regulator encodes MDRFHLINVFVAVVDTNGFAGAARKLGMSPPAVTRAVNELESHLGLRLLTRNTRTVRVTDAGERYVQDCRRILADMLEADESVSGMHASVRGRLTVTAPALFGGKYVAPIVTEYLQRYPEVSASCLFLDRVVNLLDEGVDVAIRIGELADSSLQAIRVGKVRRVICASPEYLARAGTPRTPQDLQSHTVVSASSVTPNPEWKLLRQGEAVTVRLHARMITSTNDSAVTAALGGFGLTRLLSYQVAEHLQSGLLQAVLSDCEPAPLPIHVVHREGRQAPQRVRAFLDLAIDRLRQNPLLQ; translated from the coding sequence ATGGACCGATTCCACCTCATCAATGTGTTCGTCGCCGTTGTTGACACCAACGGCTTCGCGGGTGCTGCACGCAAGTTGGGCATGTCGCCGCCAGCCGTGACGCGCGCCGTCAATGAACTGGAGTCCCACCTGGGGCTGCGCCTGCTCACGCGCAACACCCGCACGGTGCGCGTCACGGACGCAGGGGAGCGCTATGTGCAGGACTGCCGACGCATCCTGGCGGATATGTTGGAGGCGGATGAGTCTGTCAGCGGCATGCATGCGTCCGTGCGTGGACGTCTGACGGTCACGGCGCCGGCGCTGTTTGGTGGGAAGTACGTTGCGCCCATCGTCACGGAATACCTGCAGCGCTACCCCGAAGTCAGCGCGTCGTGCCTGTTTCTGGACCGTGTTGTCAACCTGCTGGATGAAGGCGTCGATGTGGCCATCCGCATCGGTGAGCTGGCGGACTCCAGCCTGCAGGCCATACGCGTCGGCAAGGTGCGGCGCGTGATTTGTGCGTCACCCGAATACCTCGCGAGAGCGGGCACGCCGCGTACTCCGCAAGACTTGCAGTCGCACACCGTCGTATCTGCCAGCAGCGTGACACCCAACCCGGAGTGGAAGCTCTTGCGGCAAGGTGAAGCCGTCACGGTGCGTTTGCATGCCCGCATGATTACCAGCACCAACGATTCGGCTGTCACTGCCGCGCTGGGTGGCTTTGGCCTCACCAGGCTGCTGTCCTACCAAGTGGCGGAGCACCTGCAAAGCGGGCTGCTTCAGGCGGTGTTGTCAGACTGTGAGCCCGCACCCTTGCCTATCCATGTGGTGCACCGTGAGGGCCGACAGGCACCGCAGAGAGTGCGGGCCTTTCTGGATCTGGCCATCGATCGTCTGCGCCAGAACCCGCTGCTGCAGTAG